Proteins from a genomic interval of Acidobacteriota bacterium:
- a CDS encoding DUF3524 domain-containing protein — protein MTSLKVLALEPYYGGSHRAFLDGWIGASEHRWTLLTLPAYQWKWRMRQAPLSFAAELERPEVADQGPWDVLFATDMLDLAQLAGLAPAAVAALPRVVYFHENQLTYPVRHPDPRDLHFGFTNVVTALAADRVWFNSAFHRAAFSEAAEELLRQLPDLGLERGVDGLMARITERSVVEPPGIVCPEIEPPESGKGPGRSEEREPGPLRLLWAARWEHDKNPEAFFAALELVRERGVDFRVSVLGQSFRQVPEIFHHARQSLGERIRHWGYAEDRGDYWRELAAADVFVSTADHEFFGLGAVEAMAAGAFPLLPRRLAYPELLAPLSPAAQEEHLFSGESGEPESGALARRIEELAGRLERTGSVWREPGSVAPAMERYFWQRRAPELDAALASVVEGPGPEPRREPPGA, from the coding sequence ATGACGAGTCTCAAGGTTCTGGCTCTGGAGCCCTATTACGGCGGTAGCCACCGCGCCTTCCTGGACGGTTGGATCGGCGCCAGCGAGCACCGCTGGACCCTCCTCACCCTTCCCGCCTACCAGTGGAAATGGCGCATGCGCCAGGCTCCCCTGAGCTTTGCGGCGGAGCTGGAGCGGCCGGAGGTCGCGGACCAAGGGCCGTGGGACGTGCTCTTCGCCACCGACATGCTCGACCTGGCTCAGCTGGCGGGGCTGGCGCCGGCGGCGGTGGCGGCGCTGCCGCGGGTGGTTTATTTTCACGAGAATCAGCTCACCTACCCGGTGCGTCACCCAGACCCTCGGGATCTCCATTTCGGCTTCACCAACGTGGTCACCGCCCTGGCGGCGGACCGAGTGTGGTTCAACTCGGCCTTCCATCGCGCTGCCTTCTCGGAGGCGGCGGAGGAGTTGCTGCGCCAGCTGCCGGACCTGGGATTGGAGCGAGGAGTGGACGGGTTGATGGCCCGCATCACCGAGCGCTCGGTGGTGGAGCCTCCGGGCATTGTCTGCCCGGAAATCGAGCCTCCAGAAAGTGGCAAGGGGCCGGGACGCTCGGAAGAGCGGGAGCCGGGGCCGCTACGGCTGCTGTGGGCGGCGCGCTGGGAGCACGACAAGAATCCCGAGGCTTTTTTCGCCGCGTTGGAGCTGGTGCGGGAGCGGGGAGTGGACTTTCGGGTCAGCGTTCTGGGGCAGAGCTTTCGTCAGGTTCCGGAAATCTTCCACCACGCCCGCCAAAGCCTCGGGGAGCGAATACGGCATTGGGGCTACGCCGAGGACCGAGGGGACTATTGGCGGGAGCTGGCAGCGGCGGATGTCTTCGTCTCCACCGCCGATCACGAGTTCTTTGGCCTGGGGGCGGTGGAGGCCATGGCCGCCGGCGCTTTTCCGCTGCTGCCGCGGCGGTTGGCCTATCCGGAGCTCCTGGCCCCTCTATCGCCGGCGGCGCAGGAGGAGCATCTCTTCAGCGGTGAATCTGGAGAGCCGGAGAGCGGGGCGCTGGCGAGGCGCATCGAAGAGCTGGCGGGCCGGCTGGAGCGGACAGGCTCGGTGTGGCGGGAGCCTGGATCGGTGGCTCCCGCCATGGAGCGGTACTTCTGGCAGCGGCGAGCGCCGGAGCTGGATGCGGCCCTGGCCTCGGTGGTGGAGGGCCCAGGGCCCGAGCCCCGGCGAGAGCCGCCGGGAGCCTGA